One part of the Algibacter sp. L1A34 genome encodes these proteins:
- a CDS encoding class I SAM-dependent methyltransferase translates to MNTSILNTETQKFIDANLHADITSVLLKGTNFPDIETSAIIEQIEAKKRSEKKLPTWFNTQNIYFPNKLNIEQTSSEITAQHKANLMQGETVIDLTGGFGVDCLYFSKRFKSVTHCEINPQLSQIVKHNYKQLGIENIETPCTDGVEYLKSSTSSFDWIYIDPSRRHDSKGKVFFLNDCLPNVPEHLDLLFKRSKNIMIKTSPLLDFSVGIGELKHVKTIHVIAVNNEVKELLWILESDFNGEISIETSNLKKDNIESFNFILNEEKITDSSYSKPLTYLYEPNAAILKSGAFHSISKQLIVSKLHKHSHLYTSDNLRTFPGRAFKIETILPYNKKAIKKAGFIKANITTRNFPETVQNIRKKLNIKDGGEVYLFFTTNMENNKVVLVAKKVL, encoded by the coding sequence TTGAATACCTCTATTTTAAATACGGAAACTCAAAAATTTATTGATGCCAATTTACATGCAGATATTACATCTGTTTTATTAAAAGGCACCAACTTTCCTGATATTGAAACTAGTGCTATTATAGAACAAATTGAAGCAAAAAAACGAAGTGAAAAAAAATTACCTACTTGGTTTAATACTCAAAATATCTATTTTCCTAATAAGCTAAATATTGAGCAAACTTCTTCGGAAATTACAGCGCAACACAAAGCCAATTTAATGCAAGGCGAAACTGTAATAGACTTAACTGGCGGTTTTGGCGTAGATTGCTTATACTTTTCTAAACGCTTTAAAAGCGTAACACATTGCGAAATAAACCCACAACTCTCGCAAATAGTAAAACACAACTACAAACAACTTGGCATTGAAAATATTGAAACGCCATGTACAGATGGCGTAGAGTATTTAAAAAGCAGCACGTCTAGTTTCGATTGGATTTATATCGATCCTTCTAGGAGACACGACAGCAAAGGCAAAGTTTTTTTTTTAAACGACTGTTTGCCAAATGTTCCTGAGCATTTAGATTTACTCTTTAAACGCAGTAAAAACATCATGATAAAAACATCACCACTACTCGATTTTTCGGTTGGTATTGGTGAATTAAAACATGTAAAAACTATACATGTTATTGCTGTAAATAACGAAGTAAAAGAATTGCTTTGGATTTTAGAATCCGATTTTAATGGAGAGATAAGTATTGAAACTTCTAACTTAAAAAAAGATAATATTGAATCGTTTAATTTTATTTTAAATGAAGAAAAAATAACAGATTCAAGTTATAGCAAGCCACTCACCTATTTATATGAGCCTAATGCTGCCATTTTAAAATCGGGCGCTTTCCATTCTATATCTAAACAATTAATAGTTTCTAAACTTCATAAACATTCGCATTTATATACAAGTGATAATCTTAGAACTTTCCCCGGAAGGGCTTTTAAAATTGAAACTATACTCCCCTATAACAAAAAAGCAATAAAAAAAGCAGGTTTTATTAAAGCTAATATTACCACAAGAAACTTCCCGGAAACGGTGCAAAATATCAGAAAAAAACTTAATATTAAAGATGGTGGTGAAGTCTACCTATTCTTCACAACAAATATGGAGAACAATAAGGTAGTTTTAGTTGCCAAGAAAGTATTATAG
- the tsaD gene encoding tRNA (adenosine(37)-N6)-threonylcarbamoyltransferase complex transferase subunit TsaD — protein MKEQNIYILGIESSCDDTAASVIHNGKILSNVVATQKIHEEFGGVVPELASRAHQQNIVPVVYQALKKANITKEQLNAIAFTRGPGLMGSLLVGTSFSKSLAYGLNIPLIDVNHMQGHILAHFIDEEGFDKPTFPFLAMTISGGHTQIVRVDSYFEMTVIGETIDDAVGEAFDKSGKILGLGYPAGPEIDKRAKLGNPKAFKFTKPKVAGLNFSFSGFKTAVLYFIQREVKANPNFIAENLNDICASIQYTIIGILIDKLKLATKETGITHIAIGGGVSANSGIRQALKDGEQKFGWTTYIPKFEFTTDNAAMIAIVGYLKFLEGDFAEQDIVASARLKI, from the coding sequence ATGAAGGAACAAAATATTTATATACTCGGAATTGAGTCATCTTGCGATGATACAGCGGCTTCCGTAATACACAACGGTAAAATTTTAAGTAATGTTGTCGCGACCCAAAAAATACACGAAGAATTCGGCGGTGTTGTGCCAGAACTAGCTTCGCGAGCCCACCAACAAAACATAGTTCCGGTTGTTTACCAAGCTCTTAAAAAGGCTAATATTACAAAAGAACAGCTCAATGCTATAGCTTTTACACGTGGTCCCGGATTAATGGGGAGTTTACTAGTTGGCACATCTTTTTCGAAATCGCTAGCCTATGGATTAAATATTCCGTTGATAGATGTAAACCATATGCAGGGGCATATCTTGGCACATTTTATAGATGAAGAAGGCTTTGATAAGCCAACTTTTCCGTTTTTAGCCATGACTATTTCGGGCGGACATACACAAATTGTTCGAGTAGATTCTTATTTTGAAATGACAGTTATTGGAGAAACCATCGATGATGCTGTAGGAGAAGCCTTTGATAAAAGCGGAAAAATTTTAGGATTAGGCTATCCTGCTGGTCCAGAAATTGATAAACGTGCCAAATTAGGAAACCCAAAAGCCTTTAAGTTTACAAAACCAAAAGTTGCTGGGTTAAATTTTAGTTTTTCCGGTTTCAAAACAGCTGTTTTATATTTTATTCAAAGAGAAGTTAAAGCAAATCCAAATTTTATCGCCGAGAACTTAAATGATATTTGCGCCTCAATTCAATATACCATTATCGGAATTTTAATTGATAAATTGAAACTCGCTACAAAAGAAACAGGCATAACCCATATTGCTATTGGAGGTGGCGTATCGGCTAATTCAGGAATACGGCAAGCCTTAAAAGATGGTGAACAAAAATTTGGATGGACAACTTACATTCCTAAGTTTGAATTTACCACAGATAACGCTGCAATGATTGCTATTGTGGGTTATTTGAAATTCTTGGAAGGTGATTTTGCAGAACAAGATATTGTAGCATCTGCTCGATTGAAAATATAA
- a CDS encoding phosphatase PAP2 family protein, whose translation MKNIFFLFLLLCSCYISGQTIESLKNQTTWQNFKYDIGSIGGGIGHAFSRPAHWKGKEWLNFAGIATGTAILTLSDDEIDNWTDGIRNDIPNDLLEFGGHYARPEGNYGLSSAVYFTGLFIKNEKLRRTGVLMIASTITGGILQQLSIRILNRARPLTGESANNFDLKFFEKSERYNSFFSGHTVLSFANAYAIGKQFNNPWVKAGIYTVGMIPGFTRIIISKHWFSDVVFGTVMSILIVESIDKYLDSRYEQKYNENNKKVHWDLTFAPGQIGVKLNFN comes from the coding sequence ATGAAAAACATATTTTTTCTATTTTTACTTTTGTGCTCATGTTATATTAGTGGACAAACAATAGAATCATTAAAAAACCAAACAACATGGCAAAACTTCAAATATGATATAGGAAGTATTGGAGGTGGTATTGGCCATGCTTTTAGCAGGCCAGCACATTGGAAAGGTAAAGAATGGCTTAACTTTGCTGGAATTGCTACTGGAACCGCCATATTAACTTTGTCTGATGATGAAATTGATAATTGGACTGATGGCATTCGAAATGATATACCAAACGATCTTCTAGAATTTGGTGGCCATTATGCTCGACCAGAAGGTAATTACGGACTATCTAGTGCTGTTTACTTTACAGGTTTATTTATAAAAAATGAAAAACTACGCCGAACAGGAGTTTTAATGATTGCCTCTACCATTACTGGAGGTATTTTACAACAACTTAGCATACGTATATTAAATAGAGCGAGACCTTTAACGGGAGAATCTGCAAATAACTTTGATTTAAAGTTTTTTGAGAAATCTGAACGTTACAACTCCTTTTTCTCTGGACATACCGTTTTATCTTTTGCTAATGCTTATGCTATTGGTAAACAGTTTAATAATCCTTGGGTAAAAGCTGGTATTTATACAGTAGGAATGATTCCAGGTTTTACAAGAATAATTATTAGTAAACATTGGTTTTCTGATGTTGTATTTGGAACCGTAATGAGTATCTTAATAGTAGAATCTATTGATAAATATTTAGATTCCAGATATGAGCAGAAATATAATGAAAATAATAAAAAGGTACATTGGGATTTAACATTTGCTCCAGGACAAATTGGTGTTAAATTGAATTTTAACTAA
- a CDS encoding TrmH family RNA methyltransferase: MDIEPVILAIFAERLFTLINKKNTTNNRTKLQLTHYTSNFKKRTFPITLVCDNVTNAPNIGSLFRMADAFGVEKLVLCGENIQLGRKVSKTSRATEKVVNYEIYESAIEVVKEFKNNNHQIISLEITDKSQPIHTAKFSTEKPIVLVIGDENFGVSEVILNLSDNVIHIDMFGQNSSMNVVQATNIAVYEITKQLF; the protein is encoded by the coding sequence TTGGATATAGAACCAGTCATTCTAGCTATATTTGCGGAAAGGCTTTTCACCTTAATTAATAAAAAAAACACAACTAATAACAGAACAAAATTGCAACTCACCCACTACACTTCCAACTTCAAGAAACGCACATTCCCAATAACATTGGTTTGCGACAATGTAACTAATGCACCAAATATTGGTAGTTTGTTTAGAATGGCCGATGCTTTTGGTGTTGAAAAACTAGTGCTTTGCGGTGAAAATATTCAGTTGGGGCGTAAAGTATCAAAAACATCTCGAGCAACAGAAAAAGTAGTTAATTATGAAATTTATGAATCGGCTATAGAAGTTGTTAAAGAATTTAAAAATAATAATCATCAAATCATTTCTTTAGAAATAACGGATAAAAGTCAACCTATCCATACCGCTAAGTTTTCAACTGAAAAACCAATAGTTTTAGTTATTGGCGATGAAAACTTCGGAGTATCCGAAGTTATTTTAAATCTTTCCGATAATGTAATTCATATTGATATGTTTGGTCAGAACAGTAGCATGAATGTTGTACAAGCTACAAATATTGCAGTTTACGAGATAACTAAGCAACTTTTTTAA
- a CDS encoding 16S rRNA (uracil(1498)-N(3))-methyltransferase, translating to MQLFYNPNINENTTQFSFEKEESRHIVKVLRKQVGDTLHITNGKGWLFSAKISIPNINKCTAEITSKTLQPKQKYNLHLAVAPTKMNDRYEWFLEKATEIGIDSITPIICDHSERKIIKAERFERIIQSAAKQSLSCYLPKLNEAVSFKNFIKQDFLGDLFIAHCEETDKKSLKNELKPKQDITILIGPEGDFSIKEIELALQNDFIPVTLGETRLRTETAAIVACHSVAFINEM from the coding sequence ATGCAATTATTTTATAATCCCAACATAAACGAAAACACCACGCAATTCTCTTTCGAAAAAGAAGAAAGCAGACATATTGTAAAAGTGTTGCGTAAACAAGTTGGCGATACTTTACACATAACTAACGGGAAAGGCTGGTTATTCTCTGCAAAAATTTCTATACCAAACATTAATAAATGTACCGCAGAAATTACATCTAAAACATTACAGCCCAAACAAAAATATAATCTACACCTAGCGGTTGCTCCTACCAAAATGAACGACCGCTACGAGTGGTTTTTAGAAAAAGCTACCGAAATTGGAATCGATAGCATTACGCCTATTATATGCGATCATAGCGAACGCAAAATTATTAAAGCAGAACGTTTTGAGCGCATTATACAATCGGCCGCAAAACAATCTCTAAGCTGTTATTTACCAAAATTAAATGAGGCTGTTTCTTTTAAAAATTTTATAAAACAAGATTTTCTTGGTGATTTATTTATAGCGCATTGTGAGGAAACTGATAAAAAATCACTAAAAAATGAGCTTAAGCCTAAACAAGATATCACCATTTTAATTGGTCCCGAAGGCGATTTTTCGATTAAAGAAATAGAACTAGCACTTCAAAATGATTTTATTCCTGTAACTTTGGGAGAAACACGTTTACGTACAGAAACAGCAGCTATTGTTGCCTGCCATTCCGTAGCGTTTATTAATGAAATGTAA
- a CDS encoding DUF4159 domain-containing protein, which produces MKFISLILFCLFSIACFPQDLAILKYQGGGDWYGNPTALPNLIRFCNENIDTKINPKVENVEVSSPDIFQYPFLHMTGHGNVFFSETDIENLRNYLISGGFLHIDDNYGMQPYITKELKKVFPNKDLIELPANHPIFSSVFNFPKGLPKIHEHDGKRPQAFGLFEKDRLILLFTYESDLGDGWEDPEVHNDPANVREKALKMGANIIKYVFEN; this is translated from the coding sequence ATGAAATTCATTTCGCTCATTTTATTTTGTCTATTTTCGATAGCTTGCTTTCCGCAAGATTTGGCTATCCTGAAGTATCAAGGCGGTGGCGATTGGTATGGTAACCCAACAGCATTACCAAATTTAATAAGGTTTTGTAATGAAAATATTGACACCAAAATAAACCCGAAAGTAGAAAATGTAGAAGTTAGCAGTCCCGATATTTTTCAATATCCTTTTTTACACATGACAGGACATGGCAATGTGTTTTTTAGCGAAACAGATATCGAAAATCTGAGAAACTATTTAATTTCAGGAGGATTTTTACATATCGATGATAATTACGGGATGCAGCCTTACATTACTAAAGAACTCAAAAAAGTATTTCCGAATAAAGATTTAATTGAACTGCCTGCAAACCACCCTATTTTTAGTTCGGTTTTTAACTTTCCAAAAGGCTTACCGAAAATACATGAACATGATGGTAAACGCCCACAAGCATTTGGCCTTTTTGAAAAGGACAGATTGATTCTATTATTTACTTATGAAAGTGATTTAGGAGATGGTTGGGAAGATCCAGAAGTACATAATGATCCTGCCAATGTTAGAGAAAAAGCCTTGAAAATGGGAGCTAATATTATAAAATATGTTTTTGAGAATTAG
- a CDS encoding peptidylprolyl isomerase — protein sequence MIKPIFILAFIGFSSILNAQKSIEKQLELVETPEQIEQFLESKHSKKNKLITFNEEKHKTSLTTDLFDLRLGGTKVYENEFEKTAYKVVEKNKKTYNRVSYIYLDGTKYSLEEINNLRDKIIAKFNNGAPFDFLSKQYSMDDNANKGGDLGWFLSTDVHPDFDNEIANGGHQLNDIFTIDIPEKNWYYVVLKTHEPKDIAEIEVLKIVEAKN from the coding sequence ATGATAAAACCTATATTTATTCTAGCCTTCATAGGCTTTTCTTCCATTTTAAACGCTCAAAAATCAATAGAAAAACAATTAGAACTTGTTGAAACTCCGGAGCAAATCGAGCAATTTTTAGAATCCAAGCACTCGAAAAAAAATAAGCTAATTACCTTTAACGAGGAAAAGCACAAAACAAGTTTAACAACAGATCTTTTCGACCTACGCCTTGGAGGCACTAAGGTTTATGAAAACGAATTTGAAAAAACCGCTTATAAAGTCGTTGAAAAAAATAAAAAAACATACAATAGAGTTTCTTATATTTATCTAGATGGCACAAAATATAGCCTAGAAGAAATAAACAACTTACGTGATAAAATTATAGCAAAATTTAATAATGGTGCACCATTCGACTTTTTATCGAAACAATACTCCATGGATGATAACGCAAATAAAGGAGGAGATCTAGGTTGGTTTTTATCGACTGATGTACATCCCGATTTTGACAACGAGATTGCTAACGGAGGTCACCAATTAAATGATATTTTCACTATTGATATTCCCGAAAAAAATTGGTATTATGTGGTATTGAAAACTCATGAACCAAAAGACATTGCGGAAATTGAAGTTTTGAAAATTGTTGAAGCCAAAAATTAA
- a CDS encoding RagB/SusD family nutrient uptake outer membrane protein — protein sequence MKISNIISKTASVFMLSTLVFSCTDLNEEVIDEVIGGASSNPESAMAAAYGQLANRTFTDHGNVFGLQEYPTDECMLPTRGSDWGDGGKWRALTEFTWGTNNAAVSGTWNNLTSGITKTLTAIESLEENPDYANYDLFLAEARGLLALYVYNTLDLFNQAPYRDPFAVGAPLEILQGETEMDNLISDVEAIIPSLVNLGENQTYNGRFTKQAAYALLADMYLNRAVFKDRYNASSSFNFTETAVDNDGNDMDKVIYYTSLLINGGFSLESNYFDNFAIDNTNGLEIIFAVAQENDNIRTSDNDFAYMSTGRAQKQTPDNRGTNGSCVEPEFYYTWDGNHDDPRFHRYYQYSDGTWFMNDGTTESVPAEDTRTDTGKLRVHFNRGLQEGQQYGPILDGEGGFNMTTDGRIAISMLYMEKNTSTPMDYTPDLDFSNPVEAVFSQDEINRGVRNFKWEFDPNYGNGNSAVDVPLYRLGGMYCMRAEAYFRNGETALALADINMLRTSRTREALFGNAPGVAITSLDETTLYNEIGFEMYWEMYRRKQMIRFGTFDDAYTAKSATEPYLRVYAIPQATIDVTDEISQNFGYIN from the coding sequence ATGAAAATTTCAAACATAATATCAAAAACAGCTTCTGTTTTTATGCTTAGTACACTTGTTTTTAGTTGTACAGATTTAAATGAAGAAGTGATAGATGAAGTGATTGGAGGCGCAAGCTCTAATCCGGAAAGTGCTATGGCAGCTGCTTATGGGCAATTAGCAAATAGAACATTTACAGATCACGGAAACGTATTTGGTTTACAAGAATACCCTACCGATGAGTGTATGTTACCAACTCGAGGAAGTGATTGGGGCGATGGTGGAAAATGGCGTGCATTAACCGAGTTTACTTGGGGAACTAATAATGCGGCGGTTTCAGGAACTTGGAATAACTTAACAAGCGGTATTACAAAAACCTTAACAGCCATTGAGTCTTTAGAGGAAAATCCAGATTATGCCAATTACGATTTGTTTTTAGCAGAAGCGCGTGGTTTATTAGCACTTTATGTATACAATACCTTAGATTTATTCAACCAAGCACCATACAGAGATCCTTTTGCAGTAGGTGCTCCATTAGAAATTCTACAAGGAGAAACAGAAATGGACAACTTAATTTCCGATGTAGAAGCTATTATTCCTAGCCTTGTAAATTTAGGCGAAAACCAAACTTACAATGGTCGTTTTACTAAGCAAGCTGCTTATGCGTTATTGGCCGATATGTATTTGAATAGAGCCGTTTTTAAAGACCGTTATAATGCAAGTTCTAGTTTTAATTTTACTGAAACTGCGGTTGATAATGATGGAAATGATATGGATAAAGTAATTTATTACACATCACTTTTAATTAATGGAGGTTTTAGTTTAGAAAGTAATTATTTCGATAATTTTGCTATTGATAACACAAATGGGTTAGAAATTATTTTTGCTGTAGCTCAAGAAAATGACAATATTAGAACTAGCGATAACGATTTTGCATACATGTCTACTGGTCGTGCGCAAAAACAAACACCAGATAACCGCGGTACAAACGGATCTTGTGTAGAGCCTGAGTTTTACTATACATGGGATGGTAATCACGACGATCCTCGTTTTCATCGTTACTATCAATATAGTGATGGGACTTGGTTTATGAACGATGGCACAACAGAATCTGTACCTGCTGAAGATACAAGAACCGACACTGGAAAATTACGAGTACATTTTAACCGTGGTTTACAAGAAGGGCAACAGTATGGGCCAATATTAGATGGTGAAGGTGGTTTTAATATGACGACCGATGGGCGTATTGCTATCAGCATGTTATACATGGAAAAAAACACAAGTACGCCTATGGATTACACACCAGATTTAGATTTTAGCAATCCAGTAGAAGCCGTGTTTTCTCAAGATGAAATTAATCGTGGTGTACGTAATTTTAAATGGGAATTCGATCCAAATTATGGCAATGGAAACTCTGCAGTAGATGTGCCATTGTATCGATTAGGAGGTATGTATTGTATGCGTGCCGAAGCTTATTTCCGTAACGGAGAAACAGCTTTAGCGCTTGCTGATATCAATATGTTAAGAACCAGTAGAACGCGTGAAGCACTCTTCGGAAATGCGCCAGGTGTTGCTATTACTTCTTTAGATGAAACAACCCTATATAATGAGATTGGTTTCGAGATGTATTGGGAAATGTACCGAAGAAAACAAATGATACGTTTTGGAACTTTTGATGATGCCTACACTGCAAAATCTGCTACGGAACCGTATTTAAGAGTTTATGCTATTCCGCAGGCTACTATTGATGTAACCGATGAAATTAGTCAAAATTTCGGGTATATTAACTAA
- a CDS encoding AI-2E family transporter, giving the protein MNSNTISNGILKAIAIVLGVALTLYFLYQIQSVIGYVAIAAVISLIGRPIVLFLERKLKFKNTIAVIVTMLILLSLFIGLVGLFIPLIIKQGQNLSLLDIDALQGNIENLYVQFMTYFDLHEIDVEQSLKDSNLLSKVNFAMIPDFLNSVLSGLGSFSIGFFSVLFISFFFLKDSRLFENGLLTFIPENKESRWKNSSTKIKDLLSRYFVGLIFQILILFIIYTIGLLIIGVENAIVIAFLCALLNLIPYVGPLIGAALMLILTMTSNLDESFSNVILPKTFWVFIVFMIGQLIDNFGSQPIIFSKSVKSHPLEIFLIILITGILFGIIGLIIAVPAYTVIKVILKEFLAENKIVKKLTKGL; this is encoded by the coding sequence ATGAATTCAAACACTATTTCAAACGGTATACTCAAAGCCATTGCCATAGTTCTAGGCGTAGCGCTTACTTTATATTTTCTATACCAAATACAATCGGTGATTGGTTACGTGGCTATAGCAGCAGTAATTTCGTTAATTGGACGTCCAATAGTCTTGTTCTTAGAGCGTAAATTAAAATTTAAAAATACCATTGCTGTAATTGTAACTATGCTCATTTTACTTAGTTTATTTATCGGTTTGGTAGGTTTGTTTATTCCTTTAATTATTAAACAAGGACAAAATTTATCACTTTTAGATATTGACGCATTACAAGGCAATATCGAGAATTTATATGTCCAATTTATGACTTATTTCGATTTGCATGAAATTGATGTTGAGCAATCTTTAAAAGATTCTAATCTACTATCAAAAGTTAATTTCGCCATGATTCCCGATTTTTTAAACTCGGTTTTAAGTGGACTTGGTAGTTTTAGTATAGGCTTCTTTTCTGTGTTGTTTATTTCTTTTTTCTTTTTAAAAGATAGCCGTTTGTTCGAAAATGGCTTACTCACTTTTATACCAGAAAACAAAGAGTCTCGCTGGAAAAACTCTTCAACTAAAATTAAGGATTTATTATCACGTTATTTCGTAGGTCTTATTTTTCAAATATTAATTTTATTCATTATTTATACCATTGGTTTACTAATTATTGGTGTAGAAAATGCTATTGTTATTGCATTTTTATGCGCTTTGTTAAACCTTATTCCTTACGTTGGCCCACTAATTGGAGCTGCTTTGATGCTTATCCTAACCATGACAAGCAATTTAGACGAAAGCTTTAGTAATGTTATTTTACCAAAAACCTTTTGGGTATTTATTGTATTCATGATTGGGCAATTAATTGATAATTTTGGAAGTCAACCCATTATATTTTCTAAAAGTGTAAAATCACATCCTTTAGAAATATTCTTGATTATTTTAATAACGGGAATCCTTTTCGGTATTATTGGTTTAATTATAGCAGTGCCTGCTTACACCGTTATAAAAGTGATTTTAAAAGAGTTTTTGGCAGAAAACAAAATTGTAAAAAAACTAACTAAAGGATTATAA